Proteins from a genomic interval of Arachis hypogaea cultivar Tifrunner chromosome 10, arahy.Tifrunner.gnm2.J5K5, whole genome shotgun sequence:
- the LOC112714555 gene encoding protein DEHYDRATION-INDUCED 19 isoform X2, whose product MDSDFWTSRIAAAKRHHALHHHHQPSHFGVDDFDMEDGVRPDFPCPYCYVELDILSLCSHLEDEHSCESKVTICPICSAKVARDMLSHITLQHAHLFKLQRRRRLRRVAIPNSQALSLLGRDLREAHLQVLLGGGYRTSSTSTVTNAITDPLLSSLIFNFPALEAEEICKSEVTHVEDSSSNPAPVHIWKSSFDPSLTLSSEEREKRMRQAAGRSGFVQDLFLSALLGDQ is encoded by the exons ATGGATTCTGATTTCTGGACCTCGCGTATCGCCGCCGCCAAACGCCACCATGCCCTTCACCACCATCACCAACCTTCCCACTTTG GAGTGGATGATTTTGATATGGAAGATGGGGTTCGACCTGATTTTCCATGCCCCTATTGCTATGTGGAGCTCGACATCCTTTCCCTTTGTTCCCATCTCGAAGACGAGCATTCCTGCGAATCCAAAGTCACG ATTTGTCCGATATGCTCAGCTAAAGTTGCGCGGGATATGTTGAGTCACATAACGCTCCAGCATGCACACTTGTTCAAA TTACAGAGACGACGAAGGTTAAGAAGAGTTGCCATTCCTAACAGTCAGGCATTGTCTCTGTTGGGCCGAGATCTTCGCGAGGCTCATTTGCAGGTGCTTCTTGGTGGTGGATACCGAACAAGCAGCACTAGTACTGTGACTAATGCTATTACTGATCCCTTACTATCCTCACTTATTTTTAATTTCCCTGCTTTGGAAGCAGAAGAAATTTGTAAATCTGAGGTAACACATGTTGAAGATTCCTCTTCGAATCCGGCACCTGTACATATCTGGAAATCAAG TTTTGATCCCTCATTGACATTGAGTagtgaagagagagagaaaaggatgAGACAAGCTGCTGGGAGATCCGGTTTTGTGCAGGATTTGTTCCTTTCAGCATTGTTAGGAGACCAATGA
- the LOC112714553 gene encoding protein NUCLEAR FUSION DEFECTIVE 6, mitochondrial isoform X3: MSTASAARSFLRSAASRTSGTARLAAGARVRPTEPLFRVPKQSSLSNRIFRSPVELSSCVESMLPYHTATASALLTSMLSVSRHSYGWTPEGS; encoded by the exons ATGTCCACCGCGTCAGCCGCCAGGTCATTTCTGCGCTCCGCCGCCTCTCGAACTTCCGGGACGGCGAGATTAGCTGCCGGAGCTAGAGTAAGGCCCACCGAACCGCTGTTTCGTGTCCCGAAGCAAAGCTCACTCTCTAACCGCATTTTCAG GTCGCCAGTGGAGTTGAGTAGCTGCGTGGAATCGATGCTTCCTTACCACACTGCCACTGCTTCGGCATTGCTCACTTCCATGCTTTCTGTATCTCGCCACTCTTATGGTTGGACCCCTGAAG GGTCGTGA
- the LOC112714553 gene encoding protein NUCLEAR FUSION DEFECTIVE 6, mitochondrial isoform X1, with translation MSTASAARSFLRSAASRTSGTARLAAGARVRPTEPLFRVPKQSSLSNRIFRSPVELSSCVESMLPYHTATASALLTSMLSVSRHSYGWTPEDCNDDV, from the exons ATGTCCACCGCGTCAGCCGCCAGGTCATTTCTGCGCTCCGCCGCCTCTCGAACTTCCGGGACGGCGAGATTAGCTGCCGGAGCTAGAGTAAGGCCCACCGAACCGCTGTTTCGTGTCCCGAAGCAAAGCTCACTCTCTAACCGCATTTTCAG GTCGCCAGTGGAGTTGAGTAGCTGCGTGGAATCGATGCTTCCTTACCACACTGCCACTGCTTCGGCATTGCTCACTTCCATGCTTTCTGTATCTCGCCACTCTTATGGTTGGACCCCTGAAG ATTGcaatgatgatgtatga
- the LOC112714551 gene encoding uncharacterized protein isoform X1 — MQVSRHIKNSPLFSPKQFLYFWLCFLSETVTINLPSASQRDAMVAENDEMAIGIGWPLGLGFFNMRLRVVDSLPSAYSVAPYSLHIPSTSFSSFSSSNLDTEKQSSASFFQDKSVSLAQLIGATQGERESLYLSNSMRLEEERQKKLAKGSYNGSEEQSVEDMCRGICIPILLHTLQRISNKTKKTSRN; from the exons ATGCAAGTTAGCAGACACATAAAAAATTCACCCTTGTTTTCTCCAAAACAATTCTTATATTTTTGGCTCTGTTTTCTCTCTGAGACTGTGACCATCAATTTGCCATCAGCTTCACAGAGAGACGCCATGGTTGCAGAG AATGATGAGATGGCTATTGGTATTGGATGGCCACTTGGGCTTGGCTTCTTCAATATGAGACTTAGAGTTGTGGATTCTCTTCCATCTGCTTATTCAGTTGCACCATACTCATTGCACATACCATCCACCAGTTTCTCTTCATTCTCATCCTCTAATCTAGATACTGAG AAACAGTCGTCGGCTTCGTTCTTTCAAGACAAGAGTGTGTCTCTTGCTCAGCTAATTGGAGCTAcacaaggagagagagaaagcttGTACTTGTCAAACTCAATGAGGTTGGAAGAAGAGAGGCAGAAGAAACTGGCAAAGGGTTCTTACAATGGCTCTGAAGAACAAAGTGTGGAGGATATGTGTAGAGGCATTTGCATTCCCATATTGCTTCATACCCTTCAAAGGATTAGCAATAAGACTAAGAAGACTTCAAGGAACTAA
- the LOC112714551 gene encoding uncharacterized protein isoform X2 yields MQVSRHIKNSPLFSPKQFLYFWLCFLSETVTINLPSASQRDAMVAENDEMAIGIGWPLGLGFFNMRLRVVDSLPSAYSVAPYSLHIPSTSFSSFSSSNLDTESSASFFQDKSVSLAQLIGATQGERESLYLSNSMRLEEERQKKLAKGSYNGSEEQSVEDMCRGICIPILLHTLQRISNKTKKTSRN; encoded by the exons ATGCAAGTTAGCAGACACATAAAAAATTCACCCTTGTTTTCTCCAAAACAATTCTTATATTTTTGGCTCTGTTTTCTCTCTGAGACTGTGACCATCAATTTGCCATCAGCTTCACAGAGAGACGCCATGGTTGCAGAG AATGATGAGATGGCTATTGGTATTGGATGGCCACTTGGGCTTGGCTTCTTCAATATGAGACTTAGAGTTGTGGATTCTCTTCCATCTGCTTATTCAGTTGCACCATACTCATTGCACATACCATCCACCAGTTTCTCTTCATTCTCATCCTCTAATCTAGATACTGAG TCGTCGGCTTCGTTCTTTCAAGACAAGAGTGTGTCTCTTGCTCAGCTAATTGGAGCTAcacaaggagagagagaaagcttGTACTTGTCAAACTCAATGAGGTTGGAAGAAGAGAGGCAGAAGAAACTGGCAAAGGGTTCTTACAATGGCTCTGAAGAACAAAGTGTGGAGGATATGTGTAGAGGCATTTGCATTCCCATATTGCTTCATACCCTTCAAAGGATTAGCAATAAGACTAAGAAGACTTCAAGGAACTAA
- the LOC112714553 gene encoding protein NUCLEAR FUSION DEFECTIVE 6, mitochondrial isoform X4, producing the protein MSTASAARSFLRSAASRTSGTARLAAGARVRPTEPLFRVPKQSSLSNRIFRSPVELSSCVESMLPYHTATASALLTSMLSVSRHSYGWTPEDG; encoded by the exons ATGTCCACCGCGTCAGCCGCCAGGTCATTTCTGCGCTCCGCCGCCTCTCGAACTTCCGGGACGGCGAGATTAGCTGCCGGAGCTAGAGTAAGGCCCACCGAACCGCTGTTTCGTGTCCCGAAGCAAAGCTCACTCTCTAACCGCATTTTCAG GTCGCCAGTGGAGTTGAGTAGCTGCGTGGAATCGATGCTTCCTTACCACACTGCCACTGCTTCGGCATTGCTCACTTCCATGCTTTCTGTATCTCGCCACTCTTATGGTTGGACCCCTGAAG ATGGATGA
- the LOC112714553 gene encoding protein NUCLEAR FUSION DEFECTIVE 6, mitochondrial isoform X2 — protein MSTASAARSFLRSAASRTSGTARLAAGARVRPTEPLFRVPKQSSLSNRIFRSPVELSSCVESMLPYHTATASALLTSMLSVSRHSYGWTPEGQEKTR, from the exons ATGTCCACCGCGTCAGCCGCCAGGTCATTTCTGCGCTCCGCCGCCTCTCGAACTTCCGGGACGGCGAGATTAGCTGCCGGAGCTAGAGTAAGGCCCACCGAACCGCTGTTTCGTGTCCCGAAGCAAAGCTCACTCTCTAACCGCATTTTCAG GTCGCCAGTGGAGTTGAGTAGCTGCGTGGAATCGATGCTTCCTTACCACACTGCCACTGCTTCGGCATTGCTCACTTCCATGCTTTCTGTATCTCGCCACTCTTATGGTTGGACCCCTGAAG GGCAAGAGAAGActagatga
- the LOC112714554 gene encoding uncharacterized protein At4g28440-like: MEEGSDSSKHNNKKPTKRKPVFTKVDQLKPGTTGHTLVANVLSSNTVLHKGRPTPPSVRPTLIAECLIGDETGTIIFTARNQQVDLMKAGTTVILRNAKIDMFKGSMRLAVDKWGRIEVTEPAKFTVKEDNNLSLVEYELVNVVEE, translated from the exons ATGGAAGAAGGAAGTGACAGCAGCAAACACAACAACAAGAAGCCAACCAAGAGAAAACCAGTGTTCACCAAAGTGGATCAGCTCAAACCTGGTACCACCGGTCACACCTTGGTCGCTAATGTTTTATCTTCAAACACTGTTCTACACAAAGGAAGACCCACCCCTCCCTCTGTTCGCCCCACTCTCATCGCCGAGTGCCTCATCGGCGACGAAACCGGCACCATCATCTTCACCGCTCGCAATCAACAAG TTGACTTAATGAAGGCCGGAACCACCGTAATTCTTCGTAATGCAAAGATTGACATGTTCAAGGGTTCAATGAGGCTAGCTGTTGACAAATGGGGCCGGATCGAGGTAACTGAACCAGCGAAATTCACAGTGAAAGAAGATAACAACCTCTCTTTGGTTGAATATGAATTGGTGAATGTGGTTGAAGAATAA
- the LOC112714555 gene encoding protein DEHYDRATION-INDUCED 19 isoform X1, translating into MDSDFWTSRIAAAKRHHALHHHHQPSHFDRLGVDDFDMEDGVRPDFPCPYCYVELDILSLCSHLEDEHSCESKVTICPICSAKVARDMLSHITLQHAHLFKLQRRRRLRRVAIPNSQALSLLGRDLREAHLQVLLGGGYRTSSTSTVTNAITDPLLSSLIFNFPALEAEEICKSEVTHVEDSSSNPAPVHIWKSSFDPSLTLSSEEREKRMRQAAGRSGFVQDLFLSALLGDQ; encoded by the exons ATGGATTCTGATTTCTGGACCTCGCGTATCGCCGCCGCCAAACGCCACCATGCCCTTCACCACCATCACCAACCTTCCCACTTTG ATCGTTTAGGAGTGGATGATTTTGATATGGAAGATGGGGTTCGACCTGATTTTCCATGCCCCTATTGCTATGTGGAGCTCGACATCCTTTCCCTTTGTTCCCATCTCGAAGACGAGCATTCCTGCGAATCCAAAGTCACG ATTTGTCCGATATGCTCAGCTAAAGTTGCGCGGGATATGTTGAGTCACATAACGCTCCAGCATGCACACTTGTTCAAA TTACAGAGACGACGAAGGTTAAGAAGAGTTGCCATTCCTAACAGTCAGGCATTGTCTCTGTTGGGCCGAGATCTTCGCGAGGCTCATTTGCAGGTGCTTCTTGGTGGTGGATACCGAACAAGCAGCACTAGTACTGTGACTAATGCTATTACTGATCCCTTACTATCCTCACTTATTTTTAATTTCCCTGCTTTGGAAGCAGAAGAAATTTGTAAATCTGAGGTAACACATGTTGAAGATTCCTCTTCGAATCCGGCACCTGTACATATCTGGAAATCAAG TTTTGATCCCTCATTGACATTGAGTagtgaagagagagagaaaaggatgAGACAAGCTGCTGGGAGATCCGGTTTTGTGCAGGATTTGTTCCTTTCAGCATTGTTAGGAGACCAATGA